From one Euzebya sp. genomic stretch:
- a CDS encoding TetR/AcrR family transcriptional regulator → MSSTERAGRDAPRRRDEVLAAATRVFHEKGYASASIQDVADELGILKGSLYYYIDSKEDLLFSIIDRVHRDTIARLEEWLAEEGDPLVQLRTYLEEQVRVYCRDAEEVGVFLNDFRHLSPDRRATILAERDRFDSAIRDLLRRGVAEGAVAADVDPKLTAMAIFGMMNWISTWWQPDGPSTPDEVAQQFADLVMGGLVGPAEGARRDLGRRGG, encoded by the coding sequence ATGTCGAGCACCGAGCGGGCTGGTCGCGACGCGCCGCGGCGGCGGGACGAGGTCCTCGCCGCCGCCACGCGGGTCTTCCACGAGAAGGGCTACGCGTCCGCGTCGATCCAGGACGTCGCCGACGAGCTCGGGATCCTCAAGGGGAGCCTGTACTACTACATCGACTCGAAGGAGGACCTCCTCTTCAGCATCATCGACCGCGTGCACCGCGACACGATCGCGCGGCTCGAGGAGTGGCTGGCCGAGGAGGGGGACCCGCTGGTGCAGCTCCGCACCTACCTCGAGGAGCAGGTGCGGGTCTACTGCCGCGACGCGGAGGAGGTCGGCGTCTTCCTGAACGACTTCCGCCACCTCTCCCCCGATCGCCGCGCGACCATCCTGGCCGAGCGCGACCGCTTCGACTCGGCGATCCGCGACCTGCTGCGGCGGGGGGTCGCGGAGGGCGCCGTCGCGGCGGACGTCGACCCGAAGCTGACGGCGATGGCGATCTTCGGGATGATGAACTGGATCTCCACCTGGTGGCAGCCCGACGGGCCCAGCACCCCCGACGAGGTCGCCCAGCAGTTCGCCGACCTCGTCATGGGCGGGCTGGTCGGACCGGCGGAGGGAGCGCGGCGGGACCTGGGGCGGCGGGGC